The Triticum aestivum cultivar Chinese Spring chromosome 7B, IWGSC CS RefSeq v2.1, whole genome shotgun sequence genome window below encodes:
- the LOC123156476 gene encoding extensin, which yields MAAKLEQSSPARQPKPVMSPSLPPKLSMFGAKAGFVIPKNKIPGSMIIRKVEAPTVPKEENPKPLKRNTKWGPDLTSDPAVRKAKALAYQTRVEQITKELTSGALVIGGNEGSLITVKGSSSDGADNPKENEGKIKLLELEKREIIGEILQLNPAYKAPDDYKPLLKETKIPLPTEAHPGQNIIGILIGPERNTQKRLQEETGAKIRVYGTKKGSGEKAEVRQPDIHEAQAAYGDIYIHVSADSYDKVDAAVALIEMLLTPVSVNSTDTPETAIVSSAVTSSGVNPADMQQGQSTTSQPGLFQYQSHSAHWLSISQTSAPSIPSSGPTPSSLPNNSLQLQPPVGSFSMPPYTGQPPHMNFMPRNTPLFPGFQPSMPNNQQPSQQFQVNPSIGPPFGQPPGNAYNPQPLTSSAAPLPVRPLQTPHASGGWPTFSPAMAQSQRPSQGAPSFMPMRPPISVSPVPSAPSQSNMSTSYGTQNPPRANFTPSATLHSRPPGGPQSFPPVSSHGPMSVQVLSSPVGAPPQQTYPPSMQMRPPMSTPPQMRGTLSPFPQAGPTPGNAQVAPSSRPPAGMHGLSFSSSANTGYNQTSIAAFRPPRPATGDFTFRPHVPPSADHPASAGQMGAQANSPFGLPQAPQFRPANHSPISPVQGFQRPPDGSHMGQARMHAPPPHFHGTFPGNPPAHESPNGFRPFPPANPSNRMPFHFLPPQQNPFPAANRQGGPNPIYDPFAPTSVSGGSKEGGG from the exons ATGGCCGCAAAACTTGAACAATCTTCTCCTGCCCGACAACCAAAGCCTGTCATGTCACCATCTTTACCTCCCAAGCTGTCAATGTTCGGGGCAAAAGCTGGATTCGTCATACCAAAAAACAAGATACCAGGCTCAATGATTATCCGCAAGGTTGAAGCACCAACTGTCCCCAAGGAAGAGAACCCTAAACCTCTCAAAAGAAACACAAAGTGGGGGCCTGATCTTACCTCCGATCCTGCCGTCAGGAAAGCCAAAGCTCTTGCTTACCAG ACTAGAGTGGAGCAGATTACAAAGGAGCTGACATCTGGAGCTCTAGTGATAGGAGGAAACGAAGGCTCATTGATTACGGTGAAGGGTTCAAGTTCTGATGGTGCTGACAATCCAAAAGAGAATGAG GGGAAGATTAAACTCTTGGAACTTGAAAAACGGGAAATTATTG GAGAAATACTCCAACTAAATCCAGCATACAAGGCTCCTGATGACTACAAGCCATTACTTAAGGAGACAAAAATCCCTCTGCCT ACAGAAGCACATCCAGGACAAAACATCATTGGAATTCTTATAGGACCTGAGAGAAATACCCAGAAGCGACTGCAGGAG GAAACTGGAGCTAAAATACGAGTTTACGGGACTAAGAAAGGCAGTGGTGAAAAG GCTGAGGTTCGCCAGCCAGATATACATGAAGCGCAAGCTGCTTATGGGGACATATACATACATGTGTCAGCTGACTCTTATGACAAAGTTGATGCTGCAGTTGCGTTGATTGAGATGCTTCTTACTCCTGTCTCA GTAAATTCAACAGATACTCCAGAAACAGCTATTGTTTCTTCGGCAGTTACCTCTAGTGGTGTAAACCCAGCTGATATGCAACAGGGGCAGAGCACCACTTCTCAGCCTGGCTTATTTCAGTACCAATCACATAGTGCTCATTGGCTTTCCATTTCTCAAACCAGTGCTCCATCAATTCCTTCCTCAGGGCCTACACCGAGCTCATTACCCAACAATTCTTTGCAGCTGCAACCTCCTGTTGGTTCTTTCAGCATGCCACCATATACAGGACAACCTCCTCACATGAATTTTATGCCAAGAAACACACCACTTTTTCCTGGATTTCAGCCATCAATGCCGAACAATCAACAACCTTCACAGCAGTTCCAAGTCAACCCCTCCATTGGACCACCTTTTGGCCAACCACCTGGAAATGCTTACAACCCACAACCATTGACATCTTCCGCAGCGCCACTGCCTGTTAGACCCCTTCAAACACCCCATGCGTCTGGAGGATGGCCAACTTTCTCCCCTGCTATGGCACAATCCCAGAGACCTTCACAAGGTGCACCAAGTTTTATGCCAATGAGACCTCCTATTTCTGTCTCGCCAGTTCCATCGGCGCCTTCTCAGTCAAATATGTCCACCAGCTATGGAACTCAGAATCCACCAAGAGCAAACTTCACTCCTTCAGCAACATTACATTCCAGGCCTCCTGGTGGCCCCCAGTCTTTTCCTCCAGTTTCATCTCATGGTCCTATGTCGGTGCAAGTACTATCATCTCCTGTTGGGGCGCCACCGCAGCAAACTTACCCGCCATCGATGCAAATGCGTCCTCCCATGTCAACACCTCCTCAAATGAGAGGCACACTTTCACCTTTCCCTCAAGCTGGACCAACACCTGGCAATGCACAAGTGGCACCTTCATCGCGCCCGCCTGCTGGTATGCACGGATTGTCTTTCTCAAGTTCAGCAAACACGGGCTACAATCAGACATCTATAGCTGCTTTCAGACCTCCACGTCCAGCCACAGGCGATTTTACCTTTAGGCCTCACGTGCCACCTTCGGCGGACCATCCAGCTTCAGCGGGACAAATGGGAGCTCAGGCTAACTCTCCGTTTGGTTTACCTCAAGCACCGCAGTTCCGTCCTGCCAACCATAGCCCCATTTCCCCAGTTCAAGGTTTCCAAAGGCCTCCAGATGGAAGCCATATGGGTCAGGCTCGGATGCATGCTCCACCTCCACACTTCCACGGGACCTTCCCTGGGAATCCACCTGCTCATGAATCACCTAACGGGTTTCGACCATTTCCTCCAGCAAATCCATCAAACAGAATGCCGTTTCATTTCTTGCCACCACAGCAGAATCCATTTCCAGCTGCAAACAGGCAAGGTGGCCCAAATCCGATATACGATCCTTTCGCGCCAACATCCGTGTCAGGGGGGAGCAAAGAAGGCGGCGGCTGA